The window CGCCACCGCGCTGGACGCCGCCGACGGCGAATTCGACCTCGCCGTGTTCGTGCTCTCGCTGCACCACCTGCCTCCCGCGGCCGCGGCCCGGGTGATCGCCGAGGGCACCCGCGCCGCCGACAAGCTGCTCATCATCGACCTGCCCCGTCCCCCGGCCCCGCTGCACCTGCTGCGTCTGGCGACCATGCTGCCGTGGGCGCCGCTGGTGCCGTTCGTGCACGACGGGGTGATCAGCTCGCTGCGCGCCTACAGCCCGTCGGCGCTGCGCGCGCTGGCCGCGGCCGCCGGCCCCGACATCGACATCGACCTGCGCGGCGGAATGTTCAGTCCGCAGGTCGCGGTCGCCACGCGCCGATAGGCTCGGCCCGTGGGCCAGGAGATCAGCGCGACACTGAAGCAGACCGAGTTCAGCCGCGCGCACCGGCGCGAGTACCGCCGCAAGGTGCAGCTGTGCCTCGACGTGTTCGAGACGATGCTCGCCCAGGCCAGCTTCGACTTCGAAAAGCCCTTGACGGGCATGGAGATCGAGTGCAACCTGGTCGATTCCGCCTACCAGCCCGCGATGAACAACTCCGAGGTCCTCGACGCGATCGCCGATCCGGCATATCAGACCGAACTCGGCGCCTACAACATCGAATTCAACGTACCGCCGCGGCGACTGCCGGGCCGGGCGGCGCTCGATCTGGAAGCCGAGGTGCGCGCCAGCCTGAACGCCGCGGAGTCCAAGGCGGGCACCGACGGCTCCCACATCGTGATGATCGGGATCCTGCCCACGCTGATGCCCGAACATCTCACCGGCCACTGGATGAGCGAGTCCACCCGCTATCAGGCGCTCAACGACTCGATCTTCACCGCCCGCGGTGAGGACATCATGATCGACATCTCCGGGCCCGAGCGCCTCAGCCTGCAGACGGCGTCCATCGCACCCGAATCCGCCTGCACCAGTATGCAATTGCATCTGCAGGTGTCCCCCGCCGATTTCGCCAACAACTGGAACGCCGCCCAGGTGGTGGCGGGCCCACAGCTGGCGCTCGGCGCGAACTCGCCCTACTTCTTCGGCCACCACCTGTGGGCCGAGACGCGCATCGAGCTGTTCGCGCAGGCCACCGACACCCGGCCCGACGAGCTCAAGACGCAGGGGGTCCGTCCCCGGGTCTGGTTCGGCGAGCGATGGATCACCTCGATCTTCGACCTGTTCGAGGAGAACGTGCGCTACTTCCCGTCGCTGCTACCCGAGCTCTCCGACGAGGACCCGGCGGCCGAACTGGCGGCCGGACGCACCCCGAAGCTGTCGGAACTGCGGCTACACAACGGCACCATCTACCGCTGGAACCGGCCGGTGTACGACATCGTCAACGACCGTCCGCACCTGCGGGTGGAGAATCGGGTGCTGCCCGCGGGTCCGACGGTGGTCGACATGATGGCCAACGCGGCCTTCTATTACGGGGTGCTGCGGACGCTCTCGGAGGAGGACCGTCCGTTGTGGACGAAGATGAGTTTCGCTGCGGCGGAATCGAACTTCATGGCCGCCGCGCAGCACGGCATGGATGCGCGGCTGTACTGGCCCGGCGAGGGTGAGGTGACTCCCGACGAGTTGATCCTGCGCCGGCTCCTGCCGATGGCCGAGGAGGGCCTGCGCCGGTGGGAGGTCGCCGCCGAGGTGCGTGACCGCTACCTCGGGGTGATCGAGGGCCGGGCCAAGACGGGCCGCAACGGCGCGGTCTGGCAGTCCGAGGCGGTGACGGCCCTGCAGGACCGCGGCCTGAGTCGTCCGGAGGCGCTGGCGGAGATGCTCAAGCTGTACTGCGAGCGCATGCACGCCAACGAGCCGGTGCACACCTGGGATCTGCCGGTCTGAGGCGTACCTTGGCAGCCATGGCCGAGGTGATGGACTGGGACAGCGCGTATCGCGGTGAGGGCGAGTTCGAGGGCGAACCGCCGTGGAACATCGGGGAACCCCAACCGGAGCTGGCGGCGTTGTGGCGCGACGGCCGGTTCCGCAGCGAGGTTCTCGACGCCGGCTGCGGCCACGCCGAGTTGTCGCTGGCGCTCGCCGCGGACGGTTACACGGTGACGGGCGTCGACATCAGTCCGACGGCGGTGGCCGCGGCGTCCGCCGCCGCCGCCGAGCGGGGCCTGTCGGAGCGGGCGAACTTCGTCGCCGCCGACATCACCGCGCTGTCCGGTTTCGACGGACGGTTCGCCACCGTCGTCGACAGCACGCTGTTCCACTCGCTGCCCGTCGAATCCCGTGCGGCCTACCTGGAGTCGGTGCATCGGGCGGCACAGCCCGGCGCCGGGTTCTTCGTGCTGGTGTTCGCGAAGGGCGCGTTCCCCGCCGAGATGGAGCAGGGCCCCAACGAAGTCAGCGAGATCGAGCTGCGCGACGCGGTGTCCCCGTACTGGACCATCGACGACATCCGGCCCGCGCTCATCCACACCAACATTCCGAAAATCCCCGGCATGCCGCCACCGCCGCTGGACCTGCTCGACGAGCGCGGTCATCTGCGTATGCAGGCGTTCCTGCTGTCGGCGCACAAGGAGTCCTGACCTACCCCGTGGTGGCGGTTCCCGAGCGGGCGGCGTCCCTGTCCCGCGGGGCGGCCTCGTCGTCGTCATCGAGCATCGTCGCCTCGTCGAACGGGCGGTCCCCGTCGAGCACCTCGTTGAGGCGCTGCTTGTCCACCGAATCGGTCCACGACCCGACCAGCACCGTGGCCACCGCGTTGCCCGAGAAGTTGGTCAGCGCACGGGCTTCGGACATGAAGCGGTCGATGCCGACGATGATCCCGACGCCGTCGAGCAGCTCGGGACGATGGCTCTGCAGCCCGGCCGCCAGGGTGGCCAGCCCGGCGCCGCTGACCCCGGCGGCGCCCTTGGACGCGATGATCATGAACGCGAGCAGCCCGAGCTGCTCGGGGATCGACAGTGGATCACCGAGGGCATCGGCGATGAACAGCGACGCCATCGTCAGGTAGATCGCGGTGCCGTCCAGGTTGAACGAATACCCGGTGGGCACCACGATCCCGGCGGTCGCCGGCTTCACCCCGGCGTGTTCCATCTTCGCGATCAGCCTGGGCAGCGCCGATTCCGAGGATGACGTCGCGACGATCAACAGGTATTCGCGGGCGAGGTAGCGGGCCAGCTTGAAGATCGACACCCGCGCCACCGCCCACAGCAGCGCGCCGAGCACCCCGAAGATGAAGATCACGCAGGTGATGTAGAACGCGGCCATCAGCACGCCGAGTTGGATCACCGCGTCGAAGCCGGTGTCGCCCACCACTTCTGCGATCGCGCCGAACGCACCGATCGGAGCGAGCCACAGCACGCCGATGAGGATGCGGAACACGAGCTTCTGCAGCGCCTCGATGCCGCGCAGCAACCATTCACCGTGCGCGCCGATGCCCTGAATTCCGAACCCGACGAGCAGCGCGACGAACAACGCCTGCAGCACGTTGCCCTCCGTGACCGCCGAGAACAGCGTCGACGGGATGATGTCGGAGATGAACGCCATTGTGCCGCCGGCTGATTCGGCCTCGCCGGCCAGTTCGGCACCCTTGCCGGGATCGTGCGGGACGTTGAGTCCGGTGCCGGGGCTGATGAGATTGCCGACCACCAGGCCGATGGCCAGCGCGACGGTCGACATGACCAGGAAGTAGCCGATCGCCAGGCCGCCGACCTTGCCGACCGACGCCGCCGCGCGGACCTTGCCGATGCCGAGCACGACGGTGCAGAAGATGACCGGCACGATCATCATCTTGATCAGCTTGACGAACAGCTCCCCGAGCACGCCGAGCGAGGCGGCGGTGTCCGGCGCGACGAGCCCGACGACGATGCCGGCGACGACGGCGATGATCACCAGGATGTAGAGCCAATGGGTGCGGTCGCGCTTGCCCGGTTTCTTCTCGTCCGTGGCCGCGCGTGGGGCGGGCCGGCCCGCGTCGTCGGTGGCAGTCATCGATCCCCCTCCGCTGTGGTGGTGCAGGGGTAACCGAAAGCGCCCGGGATCAACCCCCTCTTGACCCGGCGGGAGCACGCCGTTTAATTTGAACGCAGTTCGAAACCGAACGCTGTTCGAAACCAATGTCCGGAGACGAGGCCGCCGTGGCAACCAGAACCCGTCGCTCCTCCTCCGTGCTGCCCTACGGCGCACTCGACCGCGAGCACGTGGTCAAGCACCTCCTCGAGCTCGCGCGCCGGGTCGGGGTCGACAACGTCACGATGCGCGGCCTCGCCGCCGAGGCCGGCACGTCGGCGTCGTCGCTGTACTACCACGTCAAAGACAAAGCGGCCCTGATGGATCTGCTCGCCGAGTCCGTCATCGAGAGCATCGAGGTCCCCGCCGACGGCGACTGGAAGCAGCGCATCGGCGCGCTCTACACCAACGCCTGGACGGCGATGTACGACATCCCCGGTGTCGCGGCGATGCTGCAGCAGCGTCCGCTCACAGGTGCGGCCCACGCCATGGACCGCACCGCGAAGGCCATCATGGCCGAGTCCGGGTGGCCGGCCGAACAGATCGCCCGAGCGCACGCCGTGCTCTACATCCACCTGCTCGGCTCGATCCAGCTGGAGCACCACCTGCGCGACGCCGGCATCAGCGGCGGCTCCGAGGACGGCGGCTATGCGGTGTTCCAGCACGGGTTGCGCGTCATCCTCACCGGTCTGCAGCACACGTCATCCTCGCCGTGATCCGACCCCCCGTCACTTCGCTCGCCCAGCGTGCAATTCCCCGTCGCTCGCTCGCCCAGGAGGAGATCGCCTTGTCCCATCCCCTGCACTCGCCGGCGTTCTACGCCGGTGACCCGTTCCCGGCCTACCGGGAACTGCGGGCCACCGACCCGGTCAGCTGGAACGACGAGCACGGATTCTGGGCGCTGCTCAAATACGAGGACATCCGGTACGTCTCCACCAATCCCGCGCTGTTCTCGTCGGCGCACGGGATCACGGTCCCCGACCCCGCGATCGAGAACCCGGTGATGGAGGGCAGTCTGATCTTCACCGACCCGCCGCGACACCGGCAGCTGCGCAAACTGATCAACTCCGGGTTCACCCGCCGCCAGGTCGCGATCCTGGAACCGAAGCTGCGCGCGTTCGCCCGGACCGCACTCGACGCGATCGACCCCGCGGCGGACACCGAGTTCGCCGAGCAGATCGCGGCCCCACTCCCGACCCGCATGATCGCCGAACTGCTCGGCGCCCCCGACGAGGACTGGGAGCAGTTCCGCCGATGGTCGGATGCGGCGGTCGGGATGGACGATCCCGACGTCGAACTCGACACGTTCACCGCGATGGGTGAGCTCTACCAGTACTTCGAGAATCTGATCGCGCTGCGCCGCAGCGGCGCGCTCCGCGACTCCGACGACCTGCTGTCGGTGCTGGTCGCCGCCGAGGTGGACGGGGTCCGGCTCAGCGATCAGGACCTGCTGCAGTTCTGCCTTCTGCTGCTGGTCGCCGGCAACGAGACGACGCGCAACCTGATCGCGCTCGGCACGCTCGCGTTGATCGAGCACCCGCAGCAGTTCCGGATGCTGCGCGAGCACCCCGAGCTGATCCCCACCGCGGTCGAGGAGTTCCTGCGCTACACCTCGCCGGTCGCGAACATGACGCGGTGCGCGACCCGCGACGTCGAGATCCGCGGGCGGTTGATCAAGCAGGGCCAGTACGTCACCATGCTGTACGGGTCGGCCAATCGCGACGAGGACATCTTCGGACCGACCTCAGAGCAGCTCGACATCACCCGAAACCCCAATCCGCACCTGGCTTTCGGATGCGGACAGCACTCGTGTCTGGGCGCGCAGCTGGCGCGTCTGGAAGCCCGGGTGCTGTTCGAGGAACTCCTCGAGCGCTTCGAGCACATCGAGCTCGACGGCGAGGTCCTGCGAATGCAGGCCACCATGGTGCCCGGGGTGCGTGCGATGCCGGTGCGCCTGGCAGCCGCCGAGCGCCGCCACGCGACGGCGTAGGCCGGAAAACGCACCCTGCCTCGGTACCTCCCCGACGTCGCGCACGAAGGTGGACAATGGCGTGACCACCTCAGCCCGCGACGAGATGAGACGACCATCCACTCCGCAGGACCGACCGCCGCCTCGGCCACCCGGCTCGACGCCGCGGTCACGGGCGAAGGTCTGGTACCGGCGTTCCAACCCGTCGTCTCCCTGCCGGACGAAACTCTCGTCGGATACGAGGCACTCGCACGTTGGCCGGCTCACGGTGATCTGTCCCCGCTGGATGTGTTCGCCCACGCTGCCGCCACCGGGCACCTCGACACCCTCGACCACGCGTGCATCAGGTCGTCCGCGCACGCCGCGCTGGCCGCCACCTCGAATTCCGGCATGTTGTTGCTCCTCAACTGCGAGCCGACGGCCCGCGACATCGACATCTCGCCGGGCACCGAGCTGGCCGAAGCGACACGCAGATTCACCACGACCTTCGAGCTGACCGAACGCGGGCTGCTCCTCGACCCGCCGGCTCTGTTGCGAAAGGTGTCGGCGCTGCGCGCCCGTGGCGTCCGGATAGCGCTCGACGACATCGGAGCGCACCCGGATTCCCTTGCGCTGCTGGACATCATCGCGCCGGACATCATGAAGATCGACCTCGGACTCGTTCAGCGCCAACCCGATCAGTGGCAGACCCGCACCATCGCAGCCGTCATCGCCCACCACGAACGCACCGGAGCAGTCATCCTCGCCGAGGGGATCGAGACCGACGAGCACCTGGAGCAGGCGCTGGGGTACGGGGCCACGCTCGGCCAGGGCTACCGTTTCGGCCGTCCGGGCGCGCTGCGCACGGTGCCGCGCGGTGACCGCGTCCCCGGCCTGGCCGCCCCGTTCCTGCACGAGCCGGCGGATAAGACGCCGTTCGAACTGGCCACGACGGGGCACTCCGCGCGCACGTTGCGCAAGCGGACGCTGATCGAGATGTCGCGCCACATCGAACGTCTCGCCGCGGCGTCGGAGAGTCCGCCGATCGTGTTGTTCACCCTGCAGAGCATGGACAACTTCCAGGGGACGACCCGGGAGCACATCCTCGAGCTCGCCGAGACGTCGCCGCTCGTCGTCGCCTTCGCCGTCGATGCGCCCCGGGAACCCGAGCGCACGTTCCGCTGGGTCGACGTCGACATCCACGACCGGATGGCGCTGGAGTGGACGATCGTGGTTCTGGGCCCCGACACCGCCGCGGCGCTGGTGGCCCGCGAACTCGAACCTGCCGGCTCCGGACCGGAGAACGACCGACGCTTCGAAGCGGTCATCACCTTCGACCGCTCCCGCGTCGCCCAGGCAGGACGCTGCCTGCTCAGCCGGGTGTGACCGCCTCGAGAGCTTCGGCGACCGCGGCGAGGTCAGCGGCGGTGACGTCGACGTGGGGCGAGATCCGCAGCGCCGGATGGTGCATCTCGCGGGGAGCACGTTCCGTCCCGAGGTAGGTCGTCACGATCGAGTGTTCGGCGATCAGCCGCGCCCTCACGTCCTGAGCGTCGACCCCGTCGGGCGGTCGCAGCGTGGTGATCGCGCTCGGCTCGTCGACAGGCTCGAGCACCCTCCATCCTCCCACGCCGGCCAGGGCCGTCCGGGTGGCCGCACCGACCTCGCGGAGCCGGGCCTGGATCGCGCCGGCACCCGCCGCGACGTGCTCACCCAGGGCAACCGAAAAGCCCACGTGCATGCCCACATTGGCTTCGGTGTGGCTGACCCGCAGCCGCGTGGCCTCGGACAGGAAGCCGGGCTTGGCGGCGAGCACCCCGACCCCGCGCGGACCCGCCGTCCATTTGCGCGACGACGAGTACAGCGCGTCGGCGCCGATTCCGGAGACGTCGATGTGCGCGAATCCCTGTGCGGCATCGACGATCAGCGGAATGCCGTGACCGTGGCAGGCCGATGCCATCGCCCGTGCCGGCTGTACGGTGCCGCTGTGACTCCCCAGCACGGTGAAGTGCACGAGCGCAGGGGGGTCATGAGCCAGCGCCGCGCCGATCGCGTTGACGTCGAGCCGTCCCGACTCCTCGATCGGCAGCGTCCGGATCTCGAATCCGTGCCGCGCCATGATCGCGAGGTTGGGTCCGAACTCACCCTGCAGACACGCCACGGTCCGCGCACCCGGCCAGTCGGCGAGCAGGATGTCGAGCGCATCGTTGGATCCGGTGGTGAAAAGGACCTCGGCGTCGGGCATTCCGGCCAGCACCCGGACAGCGGCACGGCCCGCGTCCAGCGCGGGGGCGGCGGCCTCGGCGGCGACATAGCCGCCGACCTCGGCTTCGTGGCGTGCATGCTGAGCGGTGGCCTCGATCACCGCGAAGCTCTGGCGTGAGCAGGCCGCACTGTCGACGTGGATTCCGGCGGCCGGTGGGCGCGCCTCCCTCCAGCCCTGCGCGAGCGGGGTGTCGGCGAGTGCACCGTCGTCGCTCGTCATCACAGCTCCGCGAGCGAGAGCCCGAAGTCGCCGGCTTCGTCTGTCCACCAATGGGTTCGACGCAAGCCGGCGGCGGCCAGTTCCTCCTCGACACCGGAGGGACGGAACTTGCACGACACCTCGGTCAGCATCTGCTCACCGTCGGTGAAGTCGACCTCAAGGTCCAGGGCCGCGATACGCACCCGCTGGTCCCGGGTGGACCGCAGCCACATCTCGATGCGCTCCTCGTCGGCGTTCCAGACGGCGACGTGCTCGAACGCGTCGGTGTCGAAGTCCGCGCCGAGTTCACGGTTCACCACGGTCAGCACGTTGCGGTTGAACCGCGCCGTCACCCCGGCACTGTCGTCGTAGGCGCGCACGAGCCGGTCGGTGTCCTTGACCAGATCGGTGCCCAGCAGCAGCGTGTCGCCGGGCTGCATCATCTGCGCGACCGACGCCAGGAACTCCGCCCGCGGTCCCGGGGTGAGGTTGCCGATCGTCGAGCCCAGGAACGCCACCAGACGCCGGCCACCGCCGGGGATCTTACCCAGATGCTCCTCGAAATCGCCGCACACGGCGGTGATCTCGATTCCCGGGTACTCGGTCTCGATCGCGGCGCCGGCCGCTTCGAGCACACTGGAATCGACGTCGAACGGGATGAACCGGCGCAGCGAGCCACCCTCGCGCAGCGCGTCGAGCAGCATCCGTGTCTTCTCCGACGTGCCGCTGCCGAGCTCGACCAGCGTGTCGGCTCCGGACGCGGCGGCGATCTCGGCCGCCCTCGCCCTCAGGATCTGCGCTTCCGCGCGGGTCGGGTAGTACTCGGGCAGCCGGGTGATCTGATCGAACAGATCGCTGCCCGCGGCGTCGTAGAACCATTTGGGCGGAAGCGATTTCGGCTGCTGCGCCAGCCCGTGCGCGACGTCACGGCGTAACGCCTCCTCGGCGGCGTCGGCGGCGAGGTGGTTCTCCAGTGAAAACACCATCACGATCCTTTCAGCGGTGTCATGTGCACGTGCGCGTCCGAGACCTCGACCAGGTGCCGGTCGGGGATCTCCTCCCACGCCGGATCGTCGTCGTACGGTTCGCTGGCCAGCACGACGCCGTCGTCGCGGCGCAGCACCGCCAGGGTGTCACCCCAGGTGGTGGCGAGGACACGGGAACCGTTGGCGGCCAGGATGTTCAGCCGGGCGTTCGGATCGTCTGCGGCGACGGCGGCGACCGTCTGCCCGAGCGTATCGAGGCCGCGCTCGAAGATCAGCGCGGCGAGCAGCGCGGAGTCGTTGGTGGATTCGGCGTGACGGGCGGCGGGCAGTACCGCGCGGTCGACGAGCCCGTTGTGCGACAGCAGCCAGGTGCCGTCGCTGAACGGGGCCGACGCGGACGCCTCGATGGGCATCCCGACGCTCGCCGACCGCACCGCGGCGACCACGCATCGGGAGAACAGCGCCGGGGCCACCGACGCGAAGGACGCATCGCCCCACAGCGGTGCCGCACTGCGCCAGCGCCTCGGCACACCGTCGTCGTCGAAGAAACCGACGCCCCAGCCGTCGGCGTTCATCAGCCCGTGCTTCTGCCGGCGCGGCGCATACGACTGGACCAGCAGCCCGGACGGCGGATCGAGCATCAGAGCAGCCGGCGACACCGGCTCCCCCAGCCACGCCAGATGCCTACACATCCCACGCCAACCGGACGCCGGAGAAGATCTGCCGGCGGATCGGGTGATCCCAGTTCCGGAAGCTCGGTCGCAGGATCCCGGCCGCCACGGCCCACGACCCGCCCCTCAGCACGCGGTACTCACCGGAGGCGGTGCCCTCGAAGAACGGCTCCGAATACTGCCGGTAGATCATCGGGGTGAAGCCGGGCCACGGCCGAAGCGGTGAGCTCGTCCACTCCCAGACGTCGCCCAGCATCTGCTCCACGCCGTAGGCCGAGGCCGACGCGGGAAAGGCGCCGACCGGGGCGGGCCGCAGCGCGCCACCGCCGAGATTGGCGACATCGGCACCGGGTTCAGCTGTGCCCCAGGGGAATCGACGCCGGACGCCGGCGGCGGGATCCCAGGCGCATGCCTTCTCCCATTCGACCTCGGTGGGTAGGCGCGCACCGGCCCAGGCCGCGTACGCCTGCGCTTCGTAGAACGTGACGTGCTGGACGGGCTCGTCGCCGGGGATGTCCTCGACGTGACCGAACCGGGTGCGGGTCCCGTCGGCGTTCCAGAACAGCGGCCGGGTCAGATCGGCCTGCTGCCGGTGCGCCCAGCCCGCGTCCGACCACCAACGGCGCTCGGTGTACCCGCCGTCGTCGATGAACCCCCGCCACTCGGCGTTGGTCACCGGGACCCGCCCGATGCGGAAGGCCGGCACGTCGACGATGTGGGCGGGGCGCTCGTTGTCCAGTGAGAACGGCTCGGTCACCGCGTCCACACCGAGGACGAACTCGCCGCCGGGGACCAGGACCGACGTGCCCGCGACACCGGAACGGCCGGGCGGCAACGGATCTCCGCGGTCCAGCAGCGGGGCGCCCGAGCGCAGGCTCAGCGCCTGCAGCATCGTCTCGTCGTGCTGGTTCTCGTGGCTGATCACCAGTGCGTAGGCGAACTCGTCGGGATGTCCGTCGGGCAGTGCCTCCAGGGTGTCGAGCGCTCTGCCCCGGACCGTGGCGCAGTAGTTGCGGGCATCGGTGGGCGGCAGCAGGGGCAGATCGACCCGCGCGGCGCGGGAGTGCACGAACGCGTCATAGAGCTGGTCGACCTCGGGGCTGAGCAGGCCGGGCCGGCGCGGATCGCCGCCGCGCAGCAGCCACAGCTCCTCCTGCTGCCCGATGTGGGCGAGATCCCAGACCAGCGGGCTCATCAACGGGTCGTATTGGCGACGGAGTTCGGCGTCGTCGAAGTCGACGAGTCGCAGGGTGCGGTCCCTGGCCCTGATCAGTTCGCCGGCGAGCGTCTCGCGGGTCGTCACATCTCTCCTCGTGCCAGTCGCGTGACCGCGGCCGCGATCCCGTCTCTCACGGCCCGGTCGGCGAAGTCGTCGCCCGGGCTGCGTCCCTGCTCGACCGAACGCGTCAGCACGTCCATCGATTCCACGAGTGCGGCCGGCGCGCGTTCGGCAGCGGCGTACACACACCGCACCGCGGCGGTGTGCAGCCGCCGGTCGTCCAACCCCAGCTGGGCGGCCCGATCCCAGGAGGTGGCCACCGGTTCGGTGGCCTCGGCGGCGACGTCGGCGGCCACCGGGTCGTCGAGCAGGGTCGCCAGGGTGAACACGACCGCGGGCCACACGGCGTCGGGCACGCTGTCGAGGTAGCGCACCTCCAGGAAGCCGCGCGGCCGCACGGGTGGGAACAGCGTGGTCAGGTGGTAGTCGAGATCGGCCAGGGTCGGCCGGCGATCGTCGAGCAGCACCCGCCCGTCGGCCCAGTCCGCGAACGGCACCCACTGTGTCACCGGC is drawn from Mycolicibacterium gilvum and contains these coding sequences:
- a CDS encoding glutamate--cysteine ligase, which codes for MGQEISATLKQTEFSRAHRREYRRKVQLCLDVFETMLAQASFDFEKPLTGMEIECNLVDSAYQPAMNNSEVLDAIADPAYQTELGAYNIEFNVPPRRLPGRAALDLEAEVRASLNAAESKAGTDGSHIVMIGILPTLMPEHLTGHWMSESTRYQALNDSIFTARGEDIMIDISGPERLSLQTASIAPESACTSMQLHLQVSPADFANNWNAAQVVAGPQLALGANSPYFFGHHLWAETRIELFAQATDTRPDELKTQGVRPRVWFGERWITSIFDLFEENVRYFPSLLPELSDEDPAAELAAGRTPKLSELRLHNGTIYRWNRPVYDIVNDRPHLRVENRVLPAGPTVVDMMANAAFYYGVLRTLSEEDRPLWTKMSFAAAESNFMAAAQHGMDARLYWPGEGEVTPDELILRRLLPMAEEGLRRWEVAAEVRDRYLGVIEGRAKTGRNGAVWQSEAVTALQDRGLSRPEALAEMLKLYCERMHANEPVHTWDLPV
- a CDS encoding SAM-dependent methyltransferase; the protein is MAEVMDWDSAYRGEGEFEGEPPWNIGEPQPELAALWRDGRFRSEVLDAGCGHAELSLALAADGYTVTGVDISPTAVAAASAAAAERGLSERANFVAADITALSGFDGRFATVVDSTLFHSLPVESRAAYLESVHRAAQPGAGFFVLVFAKGAFPAEMEQGPNEVSEIELRDAVSPYWTIDDIRPALIHTNIPKIPGMPPPPLDLLDERGHLRMQAFLLSAHKES
- a CDS encoding cation:dicarboxylate symporter family transporter; the protein is MTATDDAGRPAPRAATDEKKPGKRDRTHWLYILVIIAVVAGIVVGLVAPDTAASLGVLGELFVKLIKMMIVPVIFCTVVLGIGKVRAAASVGKVGGLAIGYFLVMSTVALAIGLVVGNLISPGTGLNVPHDPGKGAELAGEAESAGGTMAFISDIIPSTLFSAVTEGNVLQALFVALLVGFGIQGIGAHGEWLLRGIEALQKLVFRILIGVLWLAPIGAFGAIAEVVGDTGFDAVIQLGVLMAAFYITCVIFIFGVLGALLWAVARVSIFKLARYLAREYLLIVATSSSESALPRLIAKMEHAGVKPATAGIVVPTGYSFNLDGTAIYLTMASLFIADALGDPLSIPEQLGLLAFMIIASKGAAGVSGAGLATLAAGLQSHRPELLDGVGIIVGIDRFMSEARALTNFSGNAVATVLVGSWTDSVDKQRLNEVLDGDRPFDEATMLDDDDEAAPRDRDAARSGTATTG
- a CDS encoding TetR family transcriptional regulator produces the protein MATRTRRSSSVLPYGALDREHVVKHLLELARRVGVDNVTMRGLAAEAGTSASSLYYHVKDKAALMDLLAESVIESIEVPADGDWKQRIGALYTNAWTAMYDIPGVAAMLQQRPLTGAAHAMDRTAKAIMAESGWPAEQIARAHAVLYIHLLGSIQLEHHLRDAGISGGSEDGGYAVFQHGLRVILTGLQHTSSSP
- a CDS encoding cytochrome P450; protein product: MHSPAFYAGDPFPAYRELRATDPVSWNDEHGFWALLKYEDIRYVSTNPALFSSAHGITVPDPAIENPVMEGSLIFTDPPRHRQLRKLINSGFTRRQVAILEPKLRAFARTALDAIDPAADTEFAEQIAAPLPTRMIAELLGAPDEDWEQFRRWSDAAVGMDDPDVELDTFTAMGELYQYFENLIALRRSGALRDSDDLLSVLVAAEVDGVRLSDQDLLQFCLLLLVAGNETTRNLIALGTLALIEHPQQFRMLREHPELIPTAVEEFLRYTSPVANMTRCATRDVEIRGRLIKQGQYVTMLYGSANRDEDIFGPTSEQLDITRNPNPHLAFGCGQHSCLGAQLARLEARVLFEELLERFEHIELDGEVLRMQATMVPGVRAMPVRLAAAERRHATA
- a CDS encoding sensor domain-containing phosphodiesterase; the encoded protein is MVPAFQPVVSLPDETLVGYEALARWPAHGDLSPLDVFAHAAATGHLDTLDHACIRSSAHAALAATSNSGMLLLLNCEPTARDIDISPGTELAEATRRFTTTFELTERGLLLDPPALLRKVSALRARGVRIALDDIGAHPDSLALLDIIAPDIMKIDLGLVQRQPDQWQTRTIAAVIAHHERTGAVILAEGIETDEHLEQALGYGATLGQGYRFGRPGALRTVPRGDRVPGLAAPFLHEPADKTPFELATTGHSARTLRKRTLIEMSRHIERLAAASESPPIVLFTLQSMDNFQGTTREHILELAETSPLVVAFAVDAPREPERTFRWVDVDIHDRMALEWTIVVLGPDTAAALVARELEPAGSGPENDRRFEAVITFDRSRVAQAGRCLLSRV
- the egtE gene encoding ergothioneine biosynthesis PLP-dependent enzyme EgtE — encoded protein: MTSDDGALADTPLAQGWREARPPAAGIHVDSAACSRQSFAVIEATAQHARHEAEVGGYVAAEAAAPALDAGRAAVRVLAGMPDAEVLFTTGSNDALDILLADWPGARTVACLQGEFGPNLAIMARHGFEIRTLPIEESGRLDVNAIGAALAHDPPALVHFTVLGSHSGTVQPARAMASACHGHGIPLIVDAAQGFAHIDVSGIGADALYSSSRKWTAGPRGVGVLAAKPGFLSEATRLRVSHTEANVGMHVGFSVALGEHVAAGAGAIQARLREVGAATRTALAGVGGWRVLEPVDEPSAITTLRPPDGVDAQDVRARLIAEHSIVTTYLGTERAPREMHHPALRISPHVDVTAADLAAVAEALEAVTPG
- the egtD gene encoding L-histidine N(alpha)-methyltransferase, which gives rise to MVFSLENHLAADAAEEALRRDVAHGLAQQPKSLPPKWFYDAAGSDLFDQITRLPEYYPTRAEAQILRARAAEIAAASGADTLVELGSGTSEKTRMLLDALREGGSLRRFIPFDVDSSVLEAAGAAIETEYPGIEITAVCGDFEEHLGKIPGGGRRLVAFLGSTIGNLTPGPRAEFLASVAQMMQPGDTLLLGTDLVKDTDRLVRAYDDSAGVTARFNRNVLTVVNRELGADFDTDAFEHVAVWNADEERIEMWLRSTRDQRVRIAALDLEVDFTDGEQMLTEVSCKFRPSGVEEELAAAGLRRTHWWTDEAGDFGLSLAEL
- the egtC gene encoding ergothioneine biosynthesis protein EgtC; translation: MCRHLAWLGEPVSPAALMLDPPSGLLVQSYAPRRQKHGLMNADGWGVGFFDDDGVPRRWRSAAPLWGDASFASVAPALFSRCVVAAVRSASVGMPIEASASAPFSDGTWLLSHNGLVDRAVLPAARHAESTNDSALLAALIFERGLDTLGQTVAAVAADDPNARLNILAANGSRVLATTWGDTLAVLRRDDGVVLASEPYDDDPAWEEIPDRHLVEVSDAHVHMTPLKGS